Genomic segment of Lemur catta isolate mLemCat1 chromosome 2, mLemCat1.pri, whole genome shotgun sequence:
GTCAGTCACTTGTGGTCAGGACATTGTTTTTATACCAGCACATTTCCAACGCCCTGTGGGAATAGGGATCTATGGACACCCATCTCACCACGAGAGCGAATTtgaaatgaaagtatattttgATAGAACAATCGAACAGTACCCACTTGGTGAGCCTGCTTACTCCGCAAACGGCGCAGACCCAAGTCAGAAGTACGCTTATGCTCCTGAAGACGCACCTCAAGAGGAGGAATCTGTTCTTTGGACAATattaattagtattttgaaactGGTACTTGAAATTCTTTTCTGAGTCATTTAACATACTCTGGAGTATAATACCCCTAATCTGTGACGTTGATTGGACTTTGCTATGAACCTTGCTACTTTTACCTGGTTGAAGTTCTGGTTACCGTTTCTAGTcgaggaatggaaaaataaagccatatacaggttttttttttttttttttttacctcagtTACCCCAAAACCCCTAAATTTGAAAACCAGCAAGCACATTATTTGTTTTCAAGATCGAAACTCCTATAAAAggaatatacacaataaaatgttcAAACTCCATTGATTAGTTTGCTAGGTGATGAAAAAGATTACTGCAGTGACTTAggtttattatataaaagaaatgaaaacagagctACCTTTCATGCAGTTACACAGATCATATTAAAAGGTTGGTATCATAATTTTATTCTAGAGATTCTAAACGAAGTTCAATGTGTAAGTTTTCAAGAGTAACTAAAATCACGTCGCAAATGTAACGATTTATTTACACTCTTCTGAGCCCATTCCCCAGGTAGGGATGGTATTTTCTATCCAAACAGGATATTCTGGCAGGCAGGTATTTacaaactttttgtttctgtgCCAATAATTGCAATTTTAAATCCAGCTGCACCAAATCTTAATAGGCCATTTGTCATTTTAATCGCAGGCTATCTATCAATTAAAATTTCTTAgttattaaataacttttatacTGCCTATGGCAGGCCAGAAACAACAATGCACATGAGGAAAGTTTCGTGAAAATAATAGTAACTTTTCAGGCTACTGGAGAAAtagttaagtatttttaattaagttgctaaatatttccactgaatttttGAAGAGAGCCAAAGTACTAAGAGATAAAACTCTTTTGGAAGATGAATTATTTCTCTACTTGGAATTAGTTTCAAGGGTAAGAGTAGGTTATAACAAATCAACTGCAGATTTTAAGCctgtatttaatttcaaaattcttttattgacataaaaatgaaaatgtaaataaattggCACCAAATATTCCACTTAAAGGCATATACAATATTAGGGTCAAAAACCTATTTTATCCCTCTTTGCTGTTTTTCCCCCTTCTGCCCACTTTCCTGGGTGTTGGGGGGGCTCGCTGACAACAGTCACAAATCCAGCGACCTAGGAGAAAAATTGTTAGTTAATATAAAACGAAACTTTATTTTTACAGGACTGAATTATAAGCCCATTTAAGCTATCCTTCCTTAGCTGTCACTAATGATGTTCCTCTGGATTTGCGTTGAGAAGGGCACTAAAGAAGTTTCttaatttaaggggaaaaatgtaAACTTCCCCTAAAATAACCAATGTAATCAATGCCATGTGAGATTCAGTGCAAAATAAGGGGGTTGGAGAAAGCAATGCTACACAATGTTCCAGACCTTTACAAAATTATTGTAATCTTCCCTGAAATTCAAACACTGTCaaatttcaaaagtttaataCAAATCCCAATATAAAACCCATTACCGAATTTAGCTTCTTAAAGCCTTTTTTGGCTGTTTACTGGCAGTTGTATGTCTAACAGCATTCTCTGAAGTCCTGATGTACTGTGCTCACGTAGcactttaaaatttcaagtttttaaagCACAATGATAAACTACTATATACTTACTTGATCTGAATTGCTACATAAccttaaatcatttaaattgcTTGCTTCTTAATGACTCCCAGGAAACTTAGTTTTAGGCGTATATTTTATAGAGTATTATACGGTGTTAACTATGCAAATAAGTTCTAAATTTACACAATTATCTGTGTAATGTTTTAGTCCAATTACTGTGATTTATTCGATTCTGTGTTTATTCTAAAGTTATCTGGAATTGTCATGCTGTCTCAATTTATAGAAATCTGGTTTAATATGTATAAAGACATAGCaatcattttgttaaatttctaaatagatgacgtataaaaataaaatcaaagcttTGAAACAAATTAATGATCTGTTACTTATGGTTTTTCAGTAGAAAAACACCAGGCTCATCTTATTAATTGAACTATACTTCTAAAACTTGGCCTAGGCATTCTGACATCTTATTTGTCCTTTAGTTGGGCTGTCTAGGGATGAAGAGCTGTGTTCATGACCTGGGCGGCCACAGCTTCAGTCACATTTGAACATAAGGGTCTGCAGGCTCTTCATGTCGTCAGAGTGTTTATGCAGCCTAAAGGAGATGCTGGGCAAGTCTCATCACTCAAAGatagtgttctttcttttttttaatctttacctGATGGAAGAGCACCAAGGCCCACACAAAAAGTATGATAACCTCTGTCACACACATCACAGAACATCATTTCTTCTTCATGGTGGGGTTGTCCACATATAATGCATGTTTTACATTCCATACATTGCCATGGGTAGGTCTTAATCATAGAAACAAGCTCCATGGTCATATCCAGGCAAGAAGGATGGCCTAAATCAAAACCAGTATTAGTAGTATTTCACACAACAATTTTTATCTTACTATGGCATATAAAATACTAGTTTCTCTAGGACTTCCCAAGAATGGCTGTTATGTTTAACtgccaaagagaaatgaaaatacattgtaaaagaaaataacatgggCCCTATCTGTGCCACAGAAGTTATCCTGCGTATTTGATGATTCTTTGGTTGAAGTCTAGCTGAAACTGTAAATCCTAGTTTTTTAAGCAACAAATAGggtgattaaaattttaagaagacaTTTCAATACTTACCACTGTTATCACATTGGGAGCAGTGTATAAGTGATTCAGCCTTTCCTTTCTTGTTGGACTCCTTACCCTTCAGACAAATTCCACATATAGCATTTGGAATGACCTTTGGCTGGAAGGGTAGAAGAGGGCTATAAATTCATGCCAGAAGAGCTTACTATGGGTTCAAAAGGAATTCTGTTACTCTACTTCCTGAACTTTACTTTTGATAACTTGCTATGTTCCCTTTATGTTCAAGGGAAAGATGTAATTTGACATTGAGTCTGCTCAGGACACAAGACAGTATACTGACAAAAGCcttagatttcattttaaaactttgtaaacAGCACGGTCTcatgttaaaattaaatgaagcATTCTATACTTCCTGCATGCACAGTAAGATCTGAATAATGAAGTGGAAGGAAAAACTCAACATAATGTCATATCCCTATTAATTGGAAGAGAAAATCCAAGTCCCAAGTGACAAATACATGTAAATTAGGCTTATTATAAAAGAGATAACTAAGTTTTAAGCAgcttatatgttgattttgtttaaaaattgatgtTTTCCAAAGTTGTAAAACTAGATCTATCAAATCTAggttaaaaaatcacttttaacatttttaattgaaagatgTCTCGTGCATACGTTATTGTGTGTAAATGTTTGCAGAAAACAGTCATGTGATTATTCCCTTTGCATATCTAATAAAAGAACCTAAGCTTAAGGAAAAAAGGATTCACTatgaaatgtaaaacataaaagggaaaaaatacattttcagggAAGCAAAAAACTACAGTCACTTAATAAAACACGTTTTTTGAGTATTGGTCATCTTTCAGATTAAAAATATGCACAGTCCAATGGAAGTATTTggactttaaatatatttggcAACACATGgaaaaggacaaaggaaagagtTCACTGTACCCAAAGCAACCAGAAGGAGGGCATCCCAACGTCACAGCTGTGACCACTACAAAGTGATGTTCACTCGTGCTGTAGGAATACGTGACAGTGGCAGAAAAGAGGACACGTGGGCCAAGAGTGAAATGGGGGCAGGAGCATGGATATAAAGACACAGACACAAACTGGGGAAGGTTATTTTAAGTAGAACTGTTATACTTCTATTTTATTCCAGCCCATCCAAATCCATCTTGTATTTCCCTTTCCTAAGTTACTGAACCCAAGAGGAACCTAAACAAAACTCAAACTTTGTGTATAGTACTCCAGCTTTGAAATGTCTCACTGCCACCTGCCTAACTTGTTAGGCCTAAAGAATTTGTTCTTAATTCTTCtaaggtttttacattttaaattatctttctttgCAAAAGATGACAGAGGCATTCAAAAAGAAtttttggcttatttatttaaaaaaaagtcaaccttatacataaatataataaaaacaactctAAACATTCACAaatgtctctacaaaataataaatatcaaggAAGTTAAAcataacatataaaattttactgttaACTATTCTACATCTcctatatgtgtatttttatacccTGCTCCCCCCAACAAAAGGATAGTGTCACACGCTTAAACCTTTTAAGTCTTGCAGTGTAGTTACCCTCGGTTGATACTGCTACATTCTAAGTATAAGGTTCTCACTATGTGCTCCTACACCTAGACACAAGTAGCTACGAAGTGCACTTCTATGATCCAAGTTCTGGGTCAGTTATGATCAGATCTTTAGCTGCCATAATATACAGCAGAAAGCTACTTCTCAATCCACTAAAACTAAGAAATCTCTCTGGGTTATGGGACCTGTACTAACTGTAGAAGATATACTTATTTAATACTTGCAGTTGAAGTTAGATAATGGCAGAATAAGTACTCTAATACCTTTTCACTAAAGTCAGGGAAGTAACCAACACGTGTTAAATCATAAGAAGAGAACTCACAGGAGATCCTTTACAAACAAAagtcaaaaggaataaaacacaAGGCTAGTCATTCACATTCTACAGCAATTCAAGttctataattattaaaatatacattaaacaCCTATGATAAAAGGGACACCAAGAAAACTCTAGGTTTCCTTCAAAGCTTAAATCATAACGTCTTGTtaaatcacttaaaattattcttaCCCAATATCCTTCACCTTGATGCAAAGAGGAGAGacgggggggaggggaagaaagagacagCTTTGTAGCCTTTTCCGCAGTGGCGCTGCAgctcattttacaaaaatactttGTGCATTCAAGCCCCTGACCTCTAAGAAACCACAATGCTTGCATCCAGGACTTTATACATCAACTAGCGACTGTGGGCTGTAGAgctgggggagaaggaaagggaataaTGTGCAGAACCTCCTGAAGACTAATGGGACAGAACCCTACATGTGTCTGACACAATCAGTTCTACTCCCAACAACTGCAATGACACCAGAGTTTCACTACTgacaagaaaagtaaaacacCATCCTAATAGTTCTCAGAATCTCAAATAAAAGGCTCATCATACACTTATTTCTCTGCTCAAAAACAGCCAAACATAAGTGAGACTTTCATGGTAGCACTAATATAGTATAGATTTTAATTATACACTTATGGGCCTGAATCCTAACAATTATGCTTTAAATTTCAGGTTAATGTAACCTAAACAATACTGTCCTACAAATTAAGGGCAAGCACTAGTCAATCTTATTAAGCAAGACATCAGATACATCATCATTCTTAACTCCCATATTTtaagacatatttatatatatgaccTTCAGCTTGAAGTACCCTAATATTCAGGCACATCTTGGcttattaatacttttcataGAGAGGTTAACTTTTAATAAACATGTTCACATTAATGTATTACATCTAGATACTGGTAGCTCCCATCTTTGAAATACCTGcgttttattcttttaagtacTAAAAATGTACAcagattataaaatgtatattttgcataTCAGACTCCCTTGAGTACTATTAATTTATGTTAATCTATTTAATTTCTTATATACTAAAATCAATGATAGTtgagtggttttcattttcagcCTGTATAAAAACATctatttcaatattctttttccAACCCATGATCAGTCAAGGCTTGCAGTCAGAAAGCGCTCCTTGACACTGAAGAGTCACAGGGCAGTGTGCTGAGCTGCCACTCCCACCTGAAGCGCATACAGACCAGTAGCACACATGCATTCACGTGGGCTATTTGCAAGATTTAATCTTTGGAGTTCATTTGCTTTCGATCATTAAGCATTAATTTAAATCTTTAGTCTAAAGAAATTAGATAAGCTATATATGTAAAAACAAGTACAAAACCACACAGCTGCAGCCTGTTGAAGCCACCCTTGGAAGCCAACCCTTGCTGAATGAATCTTAAAATCTGCTTGCCCATAAAGGCATTTTCTAATAAACATGGAATATGCTCATTTATTAggtcgctttttttttttttacttcaagaaaagaaaggtaaatgAACTGTTAGAAAGTGTTCTGGTTAGGCTGAGGGGAGCTGACAAACAGCTCACGCCAATATGTTCTTGTGGCTTATTTACCACAATCACAATTCTGACATGTACCAAGGTGT
This window contains:
- the C2H6orf120 gene encoding UPF0669 protein C6orf120 homolog encodes the protein MAAPRRTAAPWRRALLMLLASQALSLANCSEEEEVPEEWMLLHVVQGQIGAGNYSYLRLNHEGKIILKMQSLKGDADLYISDSTLHPSFDDYELQSVTCGQDIVFIPAHFQRPVGIGIYGHPSHHESEFEMKVYFDRTIEQYPLGEPAYSANGADPSQKYAYAPEDAPQEEESVLWTILISILKLVLEILF